A single Drosophila miranda strain MSH22 chromosome XR, D.miranda_PacBio2.1, whole genome shotgun sequence DNA region contains:
- the LOC108152108 gene encoding double-stranded RNA-specific editase Adar isoform X9, whose protein sequence is MYPAYYRPERAACYKSCHHAVRLARSSSVRYQRQQFYSSSASSCFAGKRYSRVLFKRRTVLPLFPYGPVANSSENTMNGYNRKVPPKRRYEMPKYAAPPKKKTCKERIPQPKNTVAMLNELRNGLIYKLESQTGPVHAPLFTISVEVDGQKYMGQGRSKKVARIEAAATALRSFIQFKDGAVLSPLKPSGNLDFTSDEHLENGIENVDNGKLVDYIQMTLMLTEKKPILTSLEQSTLPLQMFCMSQNREKFKHVSKSAITVDGQKKVPDKGPVMLLYELYNDVNFECINIDSAQNNCRFKMTVTINEKKFDGTGPSKKLAKNAAAKAALASLCNISYSPMVVPQKNVPLPIDDKSSSMELPQIHADAIGRLVLEKFMEVIKGQEAYSRRKVLAGIVMTENMNFFEAKVISVSTGTKCVSGEHMSVNGAVLNDSHAEIVSRRCLLKFLYAQLDLQCNQVFATLFVLCFDAQVLGDTHFIRIKQPQQPFLLINP, encoded by the exons ATGTATCCAGCGTACTATAGGCCGGAGCGTGCCGCGTGCTATAAGTCGTGTCACCATGCCGTGCGTTTGGCCAGATCTTCCTCAGTACGGTACCAGCGACAGCAGTTTTATTCATCATCTGCATCGTCATGCTTTGCTGGGAAAAGGTACTCGCGTGTACTCTTTAAGCGACGTACAGTGCTGCCACTGTTTCCCTACGGT CCGGTGGCTAACTCTTCCGAAAACACGATGAACGGCTATAACCGAAAGGTGCCGCCAAAACGGCGCTATGAAATGCCAAAATATGCTG CACCgccaaaaaagaaaacatgCAAGGAGCGGATACCACAGCCGAAGAATACGGTGGCAATGCTAAATGAGTTAAGAAATGGACTGATTTACAAATTGGAGTCACAGACTGGTCCGGTGCACGCACCATTATTTACGATATCCGTCGAG GTCGATGGTCAGAAATACATGGGCCAGGGACGCAGTAAAAAAGTAGCGCGTATcgaagcagcagccacagcactACGAAGCTTTATTCAGTTTAAGGACGGTGCCGTCTTATCGCCATTAAAGCCATCCGGCAACTTGGACTTTACCAGCGATGAACATCTTGAAAATGGTATTGAAAATGTTGACAATGGTAAATTGGTCGATTACATACAGATGACATTGATGTTGACCGAAAAGAAACCCATCCTTACCTCGCTTGAACAATCCACGTTGCCTCTTCAAATGTTTTGCATGAGTCAGA ATCGAGAAAAATTCAAAC ATGTCAGTAAGAGCGCCATAACCGTTGACGGACAAAAGAAGGTGCCGGATAAAGGTCCCGTCATGCTTCTCTATGAGCTCTATAATGACGTTAATTTTGAGTGCATTAATATTGACAGTGCACAGAACAACTGTCGCTTTAAAATGACCGTAACAATTAACGAAAAGAAATTCGATGGAACGG GTCCGTCGAAAAAGTTGGCAAAGAATGCCGCCGCTAAGGCAGCGCTCGCCTCATTGTGTAACATCTCGTACAGTCCGATGGTGGTGCCGCAAAAGAACGTGCCGCTACCAATTGATGATAAGTCTTCGTCCATGGAGCTGCCGCAGATACATGCAGATGCGATTGGAAGACTGGTTTTGGAAAAGTTCATGGAGGTTATCAAGGGCCAGGAGGCGTACTCTCGTCGAAAGGTATTGGCGGGGATTGTAATGACTGAGAACATGAATTTCTTTGAAGCAAAA GTAATATCCGTTTCAACGGGCACAAAATGTGTCAGCGGCGAGCATATGAGCGTTAATGGTGCCGTTCTAAACGATTCTCATGCTGAAATAGTATCTAGGCGTTGTCTGCTAAAGTTCTTGTACGCACAGCTGGATCTTCAGTGCAATCAGG TTTTTGCTACACTTTTTGTTTTGTGCTTCGATGCCCAAGTCCTTGGCGATACACATTTTATTCGGATTAAACAACCGCAGCAGCCATTTCTGTTAATAAATCCTTAG
- the LOC108152108 gene encoding double-stranded RNA-specific editase Adar isoform X8: MLKSANNNSLQHPVANSSENTMNGYNRKVPPKRRYEMPKYAAPPKKKTCKERIPQPKNTVAMLNELRNGLIYKLESQTGPVHAPLFTISVEVDGQKYMGQGRSKKVARIEAAATALRSFIQFKDGAVLSPLKPSGNLDFTSDEHLENDVSKSAITVDGQKKVPDKGPVMLLYELYNDVNFECINIDSAQNNCRFKMTVTINEKKFDGTGPSKKLAKNAAAKAALASLCNISYSPMVVPQKNVPLPIDDKSSSMELPQIHADAIGRLVLEKFMEVIKGQEAYSRRKVLAGIVMTENMNFFEAKVISVSTGTKCVSGEHMSVNGAVLNDSHAEIVSRRCLLKFLYAQLDLQCNQATAYQSIFVRNTDGQYPYKLKSGVHFHLYINTAPCGDARIFSPHENDTGVDKHPNRKARGQLRTKIESGEGTIPVKSSDGIQTWDGVLQGQRLLTMSCSDKIARWNIVGIQGSLLSSIIEPVYLHSIVLGSLLHPEHMYRAVCGRIEKSIQGLPPPYHLNKPRLALVTSAEPRNQAKAPNFGINWTIGDVELEVVNSLTGRTIGGQVSRITKQAFFDKYGFLMKNLPGILKRSVTTDYGQTKANVKDYQIAKIELFSAFKREDLGSWLKKPIEQDEFVLNE, translated from the exons CCGGTGGCTAACTCTTCCGAAAACACGATGAACGGCTATAACCGAAAGGTGCCGCCAAAACGGCGCTATGAAATGCCAAAATATGCTG CACCgccaaaaaagaaaacatgCAAGGAGCGGATACCACAGCCGAAGAATACGGTGGCAATGCTAAATGAGTTAAGAAATGGACTGATTTACAAATTGGAGTCACAGACTGGTCCGGTGCACGCACCATTATTTACGATATCCGTCGAG GTCGATGGTCAGAAATACATGGGCCAGGGACGCAGTAAAAAAGTAGCGCGTATcgaagcagcagccacagcactACGAAGCTTTATTCAGTTTAAGGACGGTGCCGTCTTATCGCCATTAAAGCCATCCGGCAACTTGGACTTTACCAGCGATGAACATCTTGAAAATG ATGTCAGTAAGAGCGCCATAACCGTTGACGGACAAAAGAAGGTGCCGGATAAAGGTCCCGTCATGCTTCTCTATGAGCTCTATAATGACGTTAATTTTGAGTGCATTAATATTGACAGTGCACAGAACAACTGTCGCTTTAAAATGACCGTAACAATTAACGAAAAGAAATTCGATGGAACGG GTCCGTCGAAAAAGTTGGCAAAGAATGCCGCCGCTAAGGCAGCGCTCGCCTCATTGTGTAACATCTCGTACAGTCCGATGGTGGTGCCGCAAAAGAACGTGCCGCTACCAATTGATGATAAGTCTTCGTCCATGGAGCTGCCGCAGATACATGCAGATGCGATTGGAAGACTGGTTTTGGAAAAGTTCATGGAGGTTATCAAGGGCCAGGAGGCGTACTCTCGTCGAAAGGTATTGGCGGGGATTGTAATGACTGAGAACATGAATTTCTTTGAAGCAAAA GTAATATCCGTTTCAACGGGCACAAAATGTGTCAGCGGCGAGCATATGAGCGTTAATGGTGCCGTTCTAAACGATTCTCATGCTGAAATAGTATCTAGGCGTTGTCTGCTAAAGTTCTTGTACGCACAGCTGGATCTTCAGTGCAATCAGG CCACAGCATATCAGTCGATTTTCGTGAGGAATACTGATGGGCAATACCCTTATAAACTAAAATCCGGGGTACATTTCCATTTGTATATAAATACAGCACCTTGTGGGGATGCACGGATATTTAGTCCTCACGAAAACGACACAGGTGTTGATAAACATCCAAATAG aaaagcTCGTGGGCAATTGCGTACGAAAATCGAGTCTGGCGAAGGTACAATACCCGTTAAAAGTAGCGATGGCATACAAACCTGGGATGGTGTACTACAG GGTCAACGATTGCTTACAATGTCATGCTCGGATAAAATTGCACGTTGGAACATTGTGGGTATACAGGGTTCCTTATTGTCTTCCATAATTGAACCAGTGTACCTGCATTCCATTGTATTGGGGAGTCTGCTGCACCCAGAGCATATGTATCGTGCGGTGTGCGGACGAATAGAAAAGTCTATCCAAGGCTTGCCGCCGCCATACCATTTGAATAAGCCTCGACTGGCATTGGTCACATCGGCTGAGCCGCGTAATCAGGCCAAGGCTCCAAATTTTGGCATCAATTGGACCATCGGAGATGTTGAATTGGAAGTCGTCAACTCACTGACTGGCCGAACAATTGGTGGTCAAGTATCGCGCATCACCAAACAAGCGTTTTTTGATAAATATGGATTTTTAATGAAAAACTTACCAGGTATTTTGAAACGCAGTGTAACCACAGACTACGGCCAAACAAAAGCCAACGTCAAGGACTATCAG ATTGCTAAAATAGAATTGTTTAGCGCCTTCAAGCGGGAGGATCTTGGAAGCTGGCTAAAGAAGCCGATAGAACAAGACGAGTTTGTTCTGAATGAATGA
- the LOC108152108 gene encoding double-stranded RNA-specific editase Adar isoform X1, with translation MNGYNRKVPPKRRYEMPKYAAPPKKKTCKERIPQPKNTVAMLNELRNGLIYKLESQTGPVHAPLFTISVEVDGQKYMGQGRSKKVARIEAAATALRSFIQFKDGAVLSPLKPSGNLDFTSDEHLENGIENVDNGKLVDYIQMTLMLTEKKPILTSLEQSTLPLQMFCMSQNREKFKHVSKSAITVDGQKKVPDKGPVMLLYELYNDVNFECINIDSAQNNCRFKMTVTINEKKFDGTGPSKKLAKNAAAKAALASLCNISYSPMVVPQKNVPLPIDDKSSSMELPQIHADAIGRLVLEKFMEVIKGQEAYSRRKVLAGIVMTENMNFFEAKVISVSTGTKCVSGEHMSVNGAVLNDSHAEIVSRRCLLKFLYAQLDLQCNQATAYQSIFVRNTDGQYPYKLKSGVHFHLYINTAPCGDARIFSPHENDTGVDKHPNRKARGQLRTKIESGEGTIPVKSSDGIQTWDGVLQGQRLLTMSCSDKIARWNIVGIQGSLLSSIIEPVYLHSIVLGSLLHPEHMYRAVCGRIEKSIQGLPPPYHLNKPRLALVTSAEPRNQAKAPNFGINWTIGDVELEVVNSLTGRTIGGQVSRITKQAFFDKYGFLMKNLPGILKRSVTTDYGQTKANVKDYQIAKIELFSAFKREDLGSWLKKPIEQDEFVLNE, from the exons ATGAACGGCTATAACCGAAAGGTGCCGCCAAAACGGCGCTATGAAATGCCAAAATATGCTG CACCgccaaaaaagaaaacatgCAAGGAGCGGATACCACAGCCGAAGAATACGGTGGCAATGCTAAATGAGTTAAGAAATGGACTGATTTACAAATTGGAGTCACAGACTGGTCCGGTGCACGCACCATTATTTACGATATCCGTCGAG GTCGATGGTCAGAAATACATGGGCCAGGGACGCAGTAAAAAAGTAGCGCGTATcgaagcagcagccacagcactACGAAGCTTTATTCAGTTTAAGGACGGTGCCGTCTTATCGCCATTAAAGCCATCCGGCAACTTGGACTTTACCAGCGATGAACATCTTGAAAATGGTATTGAAAATGTTGACAATGGTAAATTGGTCGATTACATACAGATGACATTGATGTTGACCGAAAAGAAACCCATCCTTACCTCGCTTGAACAATCCACGTTGCCTCTTCAAATGTTTTGCATGAGTCAGA ATCGAGAAAAATTCAAAC ATGTCAGTAAGAGCGCCATAACCGTTGACGGACAAAAGAAGGTGCCGGATAAAGGTCCCGTCATGCTTCTCTATGAGCTCTATAATGACGTTAATTTTGAGTGCATTAATATTGACAGTGCACAGAACAACTGTCGCTTTAAAATGACCGTAACAATTAACGAAAAGAAATTCGATGGAACGG GTCCGTCGAAAAAGTTGGCAAAGAATGCCGCCGCTAAGGCAGCGCTCGCCTCATTGTGTAACATCTCGTACAGTCCGATGGTGGTGCCGCAAAAGAACGTGCCGCTACCAATTGATGATAAGTCTTCGTCCATGGAGCTGCCGCAGATACATGCAGATGCGATTGGAAGACTGGTTTTGGAAAAGTTCATGGAGGTTATCAAGGGCCAGGAGGCGTACTCTCGTCGAAAGGTATTGGCGGGGATTGTAATGACTGAGAACATGAATTTCTTTGAAGCAAAA GTAATATCCGTTTCAACGGGCACAAAATGTGTCAGCGGCGAGCATATGAGCGTTAATGGTGCCGTTCTAAACGATTCTCATGCTGAAATAGTATCTAGGCGTTGTCTGCTAAAGTTCTTGTACGCACAGCTGGATCTTCAGTGCAATCAGG CCACAGCATATCAGTCGATTTTCGTGAGGAATACTGATGGGCAATACCCTTATAAACTAAAATCCGGGGTACATTTCCATTTGTATATAAATACAGCACCTTGTGGGGATGCACGGATATTTAGTCCTCACGAAAACGACACAGGTGTTGATAAACATCCAAATAG aaaagcTCGTGGGCAATTGCGTACGAAAATCGAGTCTGGCGAAGGTACAATACCCGTTAAAAGTAGCGATGGCATACAAACCTGGGATGGTGTACTACAG GGTCAACGATTGCTTACAATGTCATGCTCGGATAAAATTGCACGTTGGAACATTGTGGGTATACAGGGTTCCTTATTGTCTTCCATAATTGAACCAGTGTACCTGCATTCCATTGTATTGGGGAGTCTGCTGCACCCAGAGCATATGTATCGTGCGGTGTGCGGACGAATAGAAAAGTCTATCCAAGGCTTGCCGCCGCCATACCATTTGAATAAGCCTCGACTGGCATTGGTCACATCGGCTGAGCCGCGTAATCAGGCCAAGGCTCCAAATTTTGGCATCAATTGGACCATCGGAGATGTTGAATTGGAAGTCGTCAACTCACTGACTGGCCGAACAATTGGTGGTCAAGTATCGCGCATCACCAAACAAGCGTTTTTTGATAAATATGGATTTTTAATGAAAAACTTACCAGGTATTTTGAAACGCAGTGTAACCACAGACTACGGCCAAACAAAAGCCAACGTCAAGGACTATCAG ATTGCTAAAATAGAATTGTTTAGCGCCTTCAAGCGGGAGGATCTTGGAAGCTGGCTAAAGAAGCCGATAGAACAAGACGAGTTTGTTCTGAATGAATGA
- the LOC108152108 gene encoding double-stranded RNA-specific editase Adar isoform X6 → MLKSANNNSLQHPVANSSENTMNGYNRKVPPKRRYEMPKYAAPPKKKTCKERIPQPKNTVAMLNELRNGLIYKLESQTGPVHAPLFTISVEVDGQKYMGQGRSKKVARIEAAATALRSFIQFKDGAVLSPLKPSGNLDFTSDEHLENGIENVDNGKLVDYIQMTLMLTEKKPILTSLEQSTLPLQMFCMSQNREKFKHVSKSAITVDGQKKVPDKGPVMLLYELYNDVNFECINIDSAQNNCRFKMTVTINEKKFDGTGPSKKLAKNAAAKAALASLCNISYSPMVVPQKNVPLPIDDKSSSMELPQIHADAIGRLVLEKFMEVIKGQEAYSRRKVLAGIVMTENMNFFEAKVISVSTGTKCVSGEHMSVNGAVLNDSHAEIVSRRCLLKFLYAQLDLQCNQATAYQSIFVRNTDGQYPYKLKSGVHFHLYINTAPCGDARIFSPHENDTGVDKHPNRKARGQLRTKIESGEGTIPVKSSDGIQTWDGVLQGQRLLTMSCSDKIARWNIVGIQGSLLSSIIEPVYLHSIVLGSLLHPEHMYRAVCGRIEKSIQGLPPPYHLNKPRLALVTSAEPRNQAKAPNFGINWTIGDVELEVVNSLTGRTIGGQVSRITKQAFFDKYGFLMKNLPGILKRSVTTDYGQTKANVKDYQIAKIELFSAFKREDLGSWLKKPIEQDEFVLNE, encoded by the exons CCGGTGGCTAACTCTTCCGAAAACACGATGAACGGCTATAACCGAAAGGTGCCGCCAAAACGGCGCTATGAAATGCCAAAATATGCTG CACCgccaaaaaagaaaacatgCAAGGAGCGGATACCACAGCCGAAGAATACGGTGGCAATGCTAAATGAGTTAAGAAATGGACTGATTTACAAATTGGAGTCACAGACTGGTCCGGTGCACGCACCATTATTTACGATATCCGTCGAG GTCGATGGTCAGAAATACATGGGCCAGGGACGCAGTAAAAAAGTAGCGCGTATcgaagcagcagccacagcactACGAAGCTTTATTCAGTTTAAGGACGGTGCCGTCTTATCGCCATTAAAGCCATCCGGCAACTTGGACTTTACCAGCGATGAACATCTTGAAAATGGTATTGAAAATGTTGACAATGGTAAATTGGTCGATTACATACAGATGACATTGATGTTGACCGAAAAGAAACCCATCCTTACCTCGCTTGAACAATCCACGTTGCCTCTTCAAATGTTTTGCATGAGTCAGA ATCGAGAAAAATTCAAAC ATGTCAGTAAGAGCGCCATAACCGTTGACGGACAAAAGAAGGTGCCGGATAAAGGTCCCGTCATGCTTCTCTATGAGCTCTATAATGACGTTAATTTTGAGTGCATTAATATTGACAGTGCACAGAACAACTGTCGCTTTAAAATGACCGTAACAATTAACGAAAAGAAATTCGATGGAACGG GTCCGTCGAAAAAGTTGGCAAAGAATGCCGCCGCTAAGGCAGCGCTCGCCTCATTGTGTAACATCTCGTACAGTCCGATGGTGGTGCCGCAAAAGAACGTGCCGCTACCAATTGATGATAAGTCTTCGTCCATGGAGCTGCCGCAGATACATGCAGATGCGATTGGAAGACTGGTTTTGGAAAAGTTCATGGAGGTTATCAAGGGCCAGGAGGCGTACTCTCGTCGAAAGGTATTGGCGGGGATTGTAATGACTGAGAACATGAATTTCTTTGAAGCAAAA GTAATATCCGTTTCAACGGGCACAAAATGTGTCAGCGGCGAGCATATGAGCGTTAATGGTGCCGTTCTAAACGATTCTCATGCTGAAATAGTATCTAGGCGTTGTCTGCTAAAGTTCTTGTACGCACAGCTGGATCTTCAGTGCAATCAGG CCACAGCATATCAGTCGATTTTCGTGAGGAATACTGATGGGCAATACCCTTATAAACTAAAATCCGGGGTACATTTCCATTTGTATATAAATACAGCACCTTGTGGGGATGCACGGATATTTAGTCCTCACGAAAACGACACAGGTGTTGATAAACATCCAAATAG aaaagcTCGTGGGCAATTGCGTACGAAAATCGAGTCTGGCGAAGGTACAATACCCGTTAAAAGTAGCGATGGCATACAAACCTGGGATGGTGTACTACAG GGTCAACGATTGCTTACAATGTCATGCTCGGATAAAATTGCACGTTGGAACATTGTGGGTATACAGGGTTCCTTATTGTCTTCCATAATTGAACCAGTGTACCTGCATTCCATTGTATTGGGGAGTCTGCTGCACCCAGAGCATATGTATCGTGCGGTGTGCGGACGAATAGAAAAGTCTATCCAAGGCTTGCCGCCGCCATACCATTTGAATAAGCCTCGACTGGCATTGGTCACATCGGCTGAGCCGCGTAATCAGGCCAAGGCTCCAAATTTTGGCATCAATTGGACCATCGGAGATGTTGAATTGGAAGTCGTCAACTCACTGACTGGCCGAACAATTGGTGGTCAAGTATCGCGCATCACCAAACAAGCGTTTTTTGATAAATATGGATTTTTAATGAAAAACTTACCAGGTATTTTGAAACGCAGTGTAACCACAGACTACGGCCAAACAAAAGCCAACGTCAAGGACTATCAG ATTGCTAAAATAGAATTGTTTAGCGCCTTCAAGCGGGAGGATCTTGGAAGCTGGCTAAAGAAGCCGATAGAACAAGACGAGTTTGTTCTGAATGAATGA
- the LOC108152108 gene encoding double-stranded RNA-specific editase Adar isoform X7 produces the protein MLKSANNNSLQHPVANSSENTMNGYNRKVPPKRRYEMPKYAAPPKKKTCKERIPQPKNTVAMLNELRNGLIYKLESQTGPVHAPLFTISVEVDGQKYMGQGRSKKVARIEAAATALRSFIQFKDGAVLSPLKPSGNLDFTSDEHLENGIENVDNGKLVDYIQMTLMLTEKKPILTSLEQSTLPLQMFCMSQNVSKSAITVDGQKKVPDKGPVMLLYELYNDVNFECINIDSAQNNCRFKMTVTINEKKFDGTGPSKKLAKNAAAKAALASLCNISYSPMVVPQKNVPLPIDDKSSSMELPQIHADAIGRLVLEKFMEVIKGQEAYSRRKVLAGIVMTENMNFFEAKVISVSTGTKCVSGEHMSVNGAVLNDSHAEIVSRRCLLKFLYAQLDLQCNQATAYQSIFVRNTDGQYPYKLKSGVHFHLYINTAPCGDARIFSPHENDTGVDKHPNRKARGQLRTKIESGEGTIPVKSSDGIQTWDGVLQGQRLLTMSCSDKIARWNIVGIQGSLLSSIIEPVYLHSIVLGSLLHPEHMYRAVCGRIEKSIQGLPPPYHLNKPRLALVTSAEPRNQAKAPNFGINWTIGDVELEVVNSLTGRTIGGQVSRITKQAFFDKYGFLMKNLPGILKRSVTTDYGQTKANVKDYQIAKIELFSAFKREDLGSWLKKPIEQDEFVLNE, from the exons CCGGTGGCTAACTCTTCCGAAAACACGATGAACGGCTATAACCGAAAGGTGCCGCCAAAACGGCGCTATGAAATGCCAAAATATGCTG CACCgccaaaaaagaaaacatgCAAGGAGCGGATACCACAGCCGAAGAATACGGTGGCAATGCTAAATGAGTTAAGAAATGGACTGATTTACAAATTGGAGTCACAGACTGGTCCGGTGCACGCACCATTATTTACGATATCCGTCGAG GTCGATGGTCAGAAATACATGGGCCAGGGACGCAGTAAAAAAGTAGCGCGTATcgaagcagcagccacagcactACGAAGCTTTATTCAGTTTAAGGACGGTGCCGTCTTATCGCCATTAAAGCCATCCGGCAACTTGGACTTTACCAGCGATGAACATCTTGAAAATGGTATTGAAAATGTTGACAATGGTAAATTGGTCGATTACATACAGATGACATTGATGTTGACCGAAAAGAAACCCATCCTTACCTCGCTTGAACAATCCACGTTGCCTCTTCAAATGTTTTGCATGAGTCAGA ATGTCAGTAAGAGCGCCATAACCGTTGACGGACAAAAGAAGGTGCCGGATAAAGGTCCCGTCATGCTTCTCTATGAGCTCTATAATGACGTTAATTTTGAGTGCATTAATATTGACAGTGCACAGAACAACTGTCGCTTTAAAATGACCGTAACAATTAACGAAAAGAAATTCGATGGAACGG GTCCGTCGAAAAAGTTGGCAAAGAATGCCGCCGCTAAGGCAGCGCTCGCCTCATTGTGTAACATCTCGTACAGTCCGATGGTGGTGCCGCAAAAGAACGTGCCGCTACCAATTGATGATAAGTCTTCGTCCATGGAGCTGCCGCAGATACATGCAGATGCGATTGGAAGACTGGTTTTGGAAAAGTTCATGGAGGTTATCAAGGGCCAGGAGGCGTACTCTCGTCGAAAGGTATTGGCGGGGATTGTAATGACTGAGAACATGAATTTCTTTGAAGCAAAA GTAATATCCGTTTCAACGGGCACAAAATGTGTCAGCGGCGAGCATATGAGCGTTAATGGTGCCGTTCTAAACGATTCTCATGCTGAAATAGTATCTAGGCGTTGTCTGCTAAAGTTCTTGTACGCACAGCTGGATCTTCAGTGCAATCAGG CCACAGCATATCAGTCGATTTTCGTGAGGAATACTGATGGGCAATACCCTTATAAACTAAAATCCGGGGTACATTTCCATTTGTATATAAATACAGCACCTTGTGGGGATGCACGGATATTTAGTCCTCACGAAAACGACACAGGTGTTGATAAACATCCAAATAG aaaagcTCGTGGGCAATTGCGTACGAAAATCGAGTCTGGCGAAGGTACAATACCCGTTAAAAGTAGCGATGGCATACAAACCTGGGATGGTGTACTACAG GGTCAACGATTGCTTACAATGTCATGCTCGGATAAAATTGCACGTTGGAACATTGTGGGTATACAGGGTTCCTTATTGTCTTCCATAATTGAACCAGTGTACCTGCATTCCATTGTATTGGGGAGTCTGCTGCACCCAGAGCATATGTATCGTGCGGTGTGCGGACGAATAGAAAAGTCTATCCAAGGCTTGCCGCCGCCATACCATTTGAATAAGCCTCGACTGGCATTGGTCACATCGGCTGAGCCGCGTAATCAGGCCAAGGCTCCAAATTTTGGCATCAATTGGACCATCGGAGATGTTGAATTGGAAGTCGTCAACTCACTGACTGGCCGAACAATTGGTGGTCAAGTATCGCGCATCACCAAACAAGCGTTTTTTGATAAATATGGATTTTTAATGAAAAACTTACCAGGTATTTTGAAACGCAGTGTAACCACAGACTACGGCCAAACAAAAGCCAACGTCAAGGACTATCAG ATTGCTAAAATAGAATTGTTTAGCGCCTTCAAGCGGGAGGATCTTGGAAGCTGGCTAAAGAAGCCGATAGAACAAGACGAGTTTGTTCTGAATGAATGA